In the Caenorhabditis elegans chromosome X genome, one interval contains:
- the sma-5 gene encoding Mitogen-activated protein kinase sma-5 (Confirmed by transcript evidence), translating to MVFADFLEKIKSLFAKTKDPITSMSPPQENRSPKAEYLNNFFNTNPTNGKSRGSQEAPRKPLGQTNLNVQGSMPAKKEGFNRVLDGLKKRQLQHDFKLERAAETYEPTQNIGSGAFGIVCEAVETSSNQKVAIKKVAHASATPTLARRTLREIRVLRYINHPNIVPLRDIFRTKGPLGIDVFLVMDLMQNNLHHIIYGNEDPLEEHYINAFLGQLLRGLEYLHAACIAHRDLKPSNLLVNQDGTLRIADFGMAKCADNSSKKHDDEEHCYYMTQHVATLPYRAPELLFVLPEHSTAVDMWAVGCIFGEMVIRNEILPGRSVQGQIKMLLTMLGQPPQEVINEVRCDRTRKLIQDFGRKADAEWDDIMFCKARGDDQIVRGNCDTIDFVKQLFQYDAQKRINIQDALLHPYIQRVIPAEAPQKKCPFRVKKDMMQVEDLNHQELISMMKQDVRSAENPITYSELHSGDSTGSTSDMSTNTSGEYSPIAQHEQLLEDVATQISICEPTCDL from the exons ATGGTGTTCGCggactttttggaaaaa atcAAATCCttatttgcaaaaacaaaGGATCCCATCACATCAATGTCTCCTCCACAGGAAAACCGGTCTCCAAAGGCTGAATAtctaaataactttttcaacaCTAACCCAACTAACGGCAAAAGCAGAGGATCGCAAGAAGCACCAAGAAAACCGTTGGGTCAGACTAACTTGAACGTTCAAG gCTCAATGCCGGCTAAAAAAGAGGGTTTCAATCGTGTGCTGGACGGCTTGAAAAAGCGCCAGCTTCAGCATGATTTTAAACTAGAAAGAGCTGCGGAAACATATGAACCTACACAGAATATCGGTTCAGGAGCATTTGGTATTGTTTGTGAAGCTGTAGAAACTTCAAGTAATCAGAAG GTTGCCATTAAGAAAGTTGCTCATGCCTCTGCCACACCAACACTTGCCCGGCGCACTCTTCGTGAAATTCGTGTTCTCCGCTACATTAATCATCCAAACATTGTCCCTCTCCGTGACATTTTCCGTACCAAAGGCCCACTTGGAATCGACGTCTTTCTTG taatGGATCTCATGCAAAACAATCTTCATCATATCATTTATGGAAACGAGGATCCATTGGAGGAACATTACATCAATGCATTTTTGGGACAACTTTTAAGAGGACTTGAA TATCTTCATGCTGCATGCATCGCTCACAGAGACTTAAAACCATCAAACTTGCTTGTTAACCAAGATGGAACTCTTCGGATAGCTGACTTCGGAATGGCCAAATGTGCAGACAACAGTTCAAAGAAGCATGACGACGAAGAGCACTGCTACTACATGACTCAACACGTTGCCACACTTCCTTACAGAGCTCCAGAACTTTTGTTTGTCCTTCCCGAACATTCAACAGCAGTTGACATGTGGGCGGTTGGATGTATCTTTGGAGAAATGGTCATTAGAAATGAAATTCTGCCGGGAAGAAGTGTTCAAGGACAGATCAAAATGCTTTTGACTATGCTTGGACAACCTCCTCAAGAAGTTATTAATGAGGTTCGATGTGATCGCACAAGGAAGTTGATTCAAGACTTCGGAAGGAAAGCGGACGCAGAATGGGATGATATTATGTTCTGCAAAGCTCGAGGAGATGAT CAAATTGTTCGGGGAAACTGTGACACTATTGATTTTGTGAAGCAACTGTTCCAATATGATGCCCAGAAGAGGATAAACATTCAAGATGCTCTCCTACATCCATACATCCAGAGAGTTATTCCAGCAGAAGCACCACAGAAAAAATGTCCATTCAGA GTGAAGAAAGATATGATGCAAGTTGAAGATCTCAATCATCAAGAATTGATCAGCATGATGAAGCAAGATGTCCGATCAGCGGAAAACCCAATCACATACAGTGAACTGCACTCTGGTG acTCGACAGGGAGTACATCGGACATGTCAACCAATACCAGCGGGGAATACTCTCCAATTGCGCAGCATGAGCAACTACTGGAAGACGTTGCAACACAAATCTCTATTTGTGAACCTACCTGTGACTTGTAA
- the sma-5 gene encoding Protein kinase domain-containing protein (Confirmed by transcript evidence) produces MPAKKEGFNRVLDGLKKRQLQHDFKLERAAETYEPTQNIGSGAFGIVCEAVETSSNQKVAIKKVAHASATPTLARRTLREIRVLRYINHPNIVPLRDIFRTKGPLGIDVFLVMDLMQNNLHHIIYGNEDPLEEHYINAFLGQLLRGLEYLHAACIAHRDLKPSNLLVNQDGTLRIADFGMAKCADNSSKKHDDEEHCYYMTQHVATLPYRAPELLFVLPEHSTAVDMWAVGCIFGEMVIRNEILPGRSVQGQIKMLLTMLGQPPQEVINEVRCDRTRKLIQDFGRKADAEWDDIMFCKARGDDQIVRGNCDTIDFVKQLFQYDAQKRINIQDALLHPYIQRVIPAEAPQKKCPFRVKKDMMQVEDLNHQELISMMKQDVRSAENPITYSELHSGDSTGSTSDMSTNTSGEYSPIAQHEQLLEDVATQISICEPTCDL; encoded by the exons ATGCCGGCTAAAAAAGAGGGTTTCAATCGTGTGCTGGACGGCTTGAAAAAGCGCCAGCTTCAGCATGATTTTAAACTAGAAAGAGCTGCGGAAACATATGAACCTACACAGAATATCGGTTCAGGAGCATTTGGTATTGTTTGTGAAGCTGTAGAAACTTCAAGTAATCAGAAG GTTGCCATTAAGAAAGTTGCTCATGCCTCTGCCACACCAACACTTGCCCGGCGCACTCTTCGTGAAATTCGTGTTCTCCGCTACATTAATCATCCAAACATTGTCCCTCTCCGTGACATTTTCCGTACCAAAGGCCCACTTGGAATCGACGTCTTTCTTG taatGGATCTCATGCAAAACAATCTTCATCATATCATTTATGGAAACGAGGATCCATTGGAGGAACATTACATCAATGCATTTTTGGGACAACTTTTAAGAGGACTTGAA TATCTTCATGCTGCATGCATCGCTCACAGAGACTTAAAACCATCAAACTTGCTTGTTAACCAAGATGGAACTCTTCGGATAGCTGACTTCGGAATGGCCAAATGTGCAGACAACAGTTCAAAGAAGCATGACGACGAAGAGCACTGCTACTACATGACTCAACACGTTGCCACACTTCCTTACAGAGCTCCAGAACTTTTGTTTGTCCTTCCCGAACATTCAACAGCAGTTGACATGTGGGCGGTTGGATGTATCTTTGGAGAAATGGTCATTAGAAATGAAATTCTGCCGGGAAGAAGTGTTCAAGGACAGATCAAAATGCTTTTGACTATGCTTGGACAACCTCCTCAAGAAGTTATTAATGAGGTTCGATGTGATCGCACAAGGAAGTTGATTCAAGACTTCGGAAGGAAAGCGGACGCAGAATGGGATGATATTATGTTCTGCAAAGCTCGAGGAGATGAT CAAATTGTTCGGGGAAACTGTGACACTATTGATTTTGTGAAGCAACTGTTCCAATATGATGCCCAGAAGAGGATAAACATTCAAGATGCTCTCCTACATCCATACATCCAGAGAGTTATTCCAGCAGAAGCACCACAGAAAAAATGTCCATTCAGA GTGAAGAAAGATATGATGCAAGTTGAAGATCTCAATCATCAAGAATTGATCAGCATGATGAAGCAAGATGTCCGATCAGCGGAAAACCCAATCACATACAGTGAACTGCACTCTGGTG acTCGACAGGGAGTACATCGGACATGTCAACCAATACCAGCGGGGAATACTCTCCAATTGCGCAGCATGAGCAACTACTGGAAGACGTTGCAACACAAATCTCTATTTGTGAACCTACCTGTGACTTGTAA
- the sma-5 gene encoding Protein kinase domain-containing protein (Confirmed by transcript evidence) — MVFADFLEKIKSLFAKTKDPITSMSPPQENRSPKAEYLNNFFNTNPTNGKSRGSQEAPRKPLGQTNLNVQGSMPAKKEGFNRVLDGLKKRQLQHDFKLERAAETYEPTQNIGSGAFGIVCEAVETSSNQKVAIKKVAHASATPTLARRTLREIRVLRYINHPNIVPLRDIFRTKGPLGIDVFLVMDLMQNNLHHIIYGNEDPLEEHYINAFLGQLLRGLEYLHAACIAHRDLKPSNLLVNQDGTLRIADFGMAKCADNSSKKHDDEEHCYYMTQHVATLPYRAPELLFVLPEHSTAVDMWAVGCIFGEMVIRNEILPGRSVQGQIKMLLTMLGQPPQEVINEVRCDRTRKLIQDFGRKADAEWDDIMFCKARGDDQIVRGNCDTIDFVKQLFQYDAQKRINIQDALLHPYIQRVIPAEAPQKKCPFRVKKDMMQVEDLNHQELISMMKQDVRSAENPITYSELHSGGDYNTWIAGVFQSERSREIIKNEYSTSSYTSPELDREYIGHVNQYQRGILSNCAA, encoded by the exons ATGGTGTTCGCggactttttggaaaaa atcAAATCCttatttgcaaaaacaaaGGATCCCATCACATCAATGTCTCCTCCACAGGAAAACCGGTCTCCAAAGGCTGAATAtctaaataactttttcaacaCTAACCCAACTAACGGCAAAAGCAGAGGATCGCAAGAAGCACCAAGAAAACCGTTGGGTCAGACTAACTTGAACGTTCAAG gCTCAATGCCGGCTAAAAAAGAGGGTTTCAATCGTGTGCTGGACGGCTTGAAAAAGCGCCAGCTTCAGCATGATTTTAAACTAGAAAGAGCTGCGGAAACATATGAACCTACACAGAATATCGGTTCAGGAGCATTTGGTATTGTTTGTGAAGCTGTAGAAACTTCAAGTAATCAGAAG GTTGCCATTAAGAAAGTTGCTCATGCCTCTGCCACACCAACACTTGCCCGGCGCACTCTTCGTGAAATTCGTGTTCTCCGCTACATTAATCATCCAAACATTGTCCCTCTCCGTGACATTTTCCGTACCAAAGGCCCACTTGGAATCGACGTCTTTCTTG taatGGATCTCATGCAAAACAATCTTCATCATATCATTTATGGAAACGAGGATCCATTGGAGGAACATTACATCAATGCATTTTTGGGACAACTTTTAAGAGGACTTGAA TATCTTCATGCTGCATGCATCGCTCACAGAGACTTAAAACCATCAAACTTGCTTGTTAACCAAGATGGAACTCTTCGGATAGCTGACTTCGGAATGGCCAAATGTGCAGACAACAGTTCAAAGAAGCATGACGACGAAGAGCACTGCTACTACATGACTCAACACGTTGCCACACTTCCTTACAGAGCTCCAGAACTTTTGTTTGTCCTTCCCGAACATTCAACAGCAGTTGACATGTGGGCGGTTGGATGTATCTTTGGAGAAATGGTCATTAGAAATGAAATTCTGCCGGGAAGAAGTGTTCAAGGACAGATCAAAATGCTTTTGACTATGCTTGGACAACCTCCTCAAGAAGTTATTAATGAGGTTCGATGTGATCGCACAAGGAAGTTGATTCAAGACTTCGGAAGGAAAGCGGACGCAGAATGGGATGATATTATGTTCTGCAAAGCTCGAGGAGATGAT CAAATTGTTCGGGGAAACTGTGACACTATTGATTTTGTGAAGCAACTGTTCCAATATGATGCCCAGAAGAGGATAAACATTCAAGATGCTCTCCTACATCCATACATCCAGAGAGTTATTCCAGCAGAAGCACCACAGAAAAAATGTCCATTCAGA GTGAAGAAAGATATGATGCAAGTTGAAGATCTCAATCATCAAGAATTGATCAGCATGATGAAGCAAGATGTCCGATCAGCGGAAAACCCAATCACATACAGTGAACTGCACTCTGGTG GAGATTACAACACCTGGATCGCAGGAGTGTTCCAAAGCGAAAGGAGTCgagaaatcatcaaaaacgaATATTCAACTTCGTCATACACCTCACCTGA acTCGACAGGGAGTACATCGGACATGTCAACCAATACCAGCGGGGAATACTCTCCAATTGCGCAGCATGA
- the sma-5 gene encoding Mitogen-activated protein kinase sma-5 (Confirmed by transcript evidence), with amino-acid sequence MPAKKEGFNRVLDGLKKRQLQHDFKLERAAETYEPTQNIGSGAFGIVCEAVETSSNQKVAIKKVAHASATPTLARRTLREIRVLRYINHPNIVPLRDIFRTKGPLGIDVFLVMDLMQNNLHHIIYGNEDPLEEHYINAFLGQLLRGLEYLHAACIAHRDLKPSNLLVNQDGTLRIADFGMAKCADNSSKKHDDEEHCYYMTQHVATLPYRAPELLFVLPEHSTAVDMWAVGCIFGEMVIRNEILPGRSVQGQIKMLLTMLGQPPQEVINEVRCDRTRKLIQDFGRKADAEWDDIMFCKARGDDQIVRGNCDTIDFVKQLFQYDAQKRINIQDALLHPYIQRVIPAEAPQKKCPFRVKKDMMQVEDLNHQELISMMKQDVRSAENPITYSELHSGGDYNTWIAGVFQSERSREIIKNEYSTSSYTSPELDREYIGHVNQYQRGILSNCAA; translated from the exons ATGCCGGCTAAAAAAGAGGGTTTCAATCGTGTGCTGGACGGCTTGAAAAAGCGCCAGCTTCAGCATGATTTTAAACTAGAAAGAGCTGCGGAAACATATGAACCTACACAGAATATCGGTTCAGGAGCATTTGGTATTGTTTGTGAAGCTGTAGAAACTTCAAGTAATCAGAAG GTTGCCATTAAGAAAGTTGCTCATGCCTCTGCCACACCAACACTTGCCCGGCGCACTCTTCGTGAAATTCGTGTTCTCCGCTACATTAATCATCCAAACATTGTCCCTCTCCGTGACATTTTCCGTACCAAAGGCCCACTTGGAATCGACGTCTTTCTTG taatGGATCTCATGCAAAACAATCTTCATCATATCATTTATGGAAACGAGGATCCATTGGAGGAACATTACATCAATGCATTTTTGGGACAACTTTTAAGAGGACTTGAA TATCTTCATGCTGCATGCATCGCTCACAGAGACTTAAAACCATCAAACTTGCTTGTTAACCAAGATGGAACTCTTCGGATAGCTGACTTCGGAATGGCCAAATGTGCAGACAACAGTTCAAAGAAGCATGACGACGAAGAGCACTGCTACTACATGACTCAACACGTTGCCACACTTCCTTACAGAGCTCCAGAACTTTTGTTTGTCCTTCCCGAACATTCAACAGCAGTTGACATGTGGGCGGTTGGATGTATCTTTGGAGAAATGGTCATTAGAAATGAAATTCTGCCGGGAAGAAGTGTTCAAGGACAGATCAAAATGCTTTTGACTATGCTTGGACAACCTCCTCAAGAAGTTATTAATGAGGTTCGATGTGATCGCACAAGGAAGTTGATTCAAGACTTCGGAAGGAAAGCGGACGCAGAATGGGATGATATTATGTTCTGCAAAGCTCGAGGAGATGAT CAAATTGTTCGGGGAAACTGTGACACTATTGATTTTGTGAAGCAACTGTTCCAATATGATGCCCAGAAGAGGATAAACATTCAAGATGCTCTCCTACATCCATACATCCAGAGAGTTATTCCAGCAGAAGCACCACAGAAAAAATGTCCATTCAGA GTGAAGAAAGATATGATGCAAGTTGAAGATCTCAATCATCAAGAATTGATCAGCATGATGAAGCAAGATGTCCGATCAGCGGAAAACCCAATCACATACAGTGAACTGCACTCTGGTG GAGATTACAACACCTGGATCGCAGGAGTGTTCCAAAGCGAAAGGAGTCgagaaatcatcaaaaacgaATATTCAACTTCGTCATACACCTCACCTGA acTCGACAGGGAGTACATCGGACATGTCAACCAATACCAGCGGGGAATACTCTCCAATTGCGCAGCATGA
- the nmat-1 gene encoding Nicotinamide-nucleotide adenylyltransferase (Confirmed by transcript evidence) translates to MGTEKVVILAVGSFNPPTNGHLCMMEDAKYSLEKSGKIVLEGIMSPVSDGYAKKSLISAKHRLAQTEAATYDSDWIHASGWECAQSEWTATVNVLKHHQQDVKNKLGSDVNVLLLFGGDVIESFDKFYADGTPVWDREDVEEIISAGIVVRSRPGSDPEQTLKKLNLNENSDKVHFIKNAISSNSISSTSLRAALKEHRSIKYTTPDSVIKYIKDHRLYE, encoded by the exons ATGGGGACCGAAAAAGTTGTCATTTTGGCAGTCGGGTCATTCAATCCTCCAACAAATGGACATCTTTGCATGATGGAG gATGCCAAGTACTCACTAGAAAAGTCAGGAAAAATAGTTCTCGAAGGAATTATGAGCCCAGTCAGTGATGGTTATGCGAAAAAGAGTTTGATCAGCGCTAAACATCG TCTTGCACAAACCGAAGCAGCAACTTATGATTCTGACTGGATTCATGCAAGTGGTTGGGAATGTGCCCAGTCTGAGTGGACTGCAACTGTTAATGTTCTGAAACATCATCAGCAGGATGTGAAG AATAAACTCGGAAGTGATGTGAATGTGCTCTTGTTGTTTGGAGGTGACGTCATCGAATCATTCGACAAGTTTTATGCAGATGGAACGCCAGTTTGGGATCGTGAAGATGTTGAGGAAATCATCTCTGCAGGAATAGTCGTCCGATCGCGACCTGGTTCAGATCCTGAACAAAcccttaaaaaattgaacctcAATGAAAACTCTGACAAAGTGCATTTCATCAAG AATGCAATCTCGTCAAACTCAATAAGTTCAACAAGTCTTCGTGCAGCTCTGAAAGAACATCGCTCTATCAAATACACCACACCAGATTCCGTAATCAAGTACATTAAAGATCATAGACTCTACGAATGa
- the sma-5 gene encoding Mitogen-activated protein kinase sma-5 (Confirmed by transcript evidence) — protein sequence MSPPQENRSPKAEYLNNFFNTNPTNGKSRGSQEAPRKPLGQTNLNVQGSMPAKKEGFNRVLDGLKKRQLQHDFKLERAAETYEPTQNIGSGAFGIVCEAVETSSNQKVAIKKVAHASATPTLARRTLREIRVLRYINHPNIVPLRDIFRTKGPLGIDVFLVMDLMQNNLHHIIYGNEDPLEEHYINAFLGQLLRGLEYLHAACIAHRDLKPSNLLVNQDGTLRIADFGMAKCADNSSKKHDDEEHCYYMTQHVATLPYRAPELLFVLPEHSTAVDMWAVGCIFGEMVIRNEILPGRSVQGQIKMLLTMLGQPPQEVINEVRCDRTRKLIQDFGRKADAEWDDIMFCKARGDDQIVRGNCDTIDFVKQLFQYDAQKRINIQDALLHPYIQRVIPAEAPQKKCPFRVKKDMMQVEDLNHQELISMMKQDVRSAENPITYSELHSGDSTGSTSDMSTNTSGEYSPIAQHEQLLEDVATQISICEPTCDL from the exons ATGTCTCCTCCACAGGAAAACCGGTCTCCAAAGGCTGAATAtctaaataactttttcaacaCTAACCCAACTAACGGCAAAAGCAGAGGATCGCAAGAAGCACCAAGAAAACCGTTGGGTCAGACTAACTTGAACGTTCAAG gCTCAATGCCGGCTAAAAAAGAGGGTTTCAATCGTGTGCTGGACGGCTTGAAAAAGCGCCAGCTTCAGCATGATTTTAAACTAGAAAGAGCTGCGGAAACATATGAACCTACACAGAATATCGGTTCAGGAGCATTTGGTATTGTTTGTGAAGCTGTAGAAACTTCAAGTAATCAGAAG GTTGCCATTAAGAAAGTTGCTCATGCCTCTGCCACACCAACACTTGCCCGGCGCACTCTTCGTGAAATTCGTGTTCTCCGCTACATTAATCATCCAAACATTGTCCCTCTCCGTGACATTTTCCGTACCAAAGGCCCACTTGGAATCGACGTCTTTCTTG taatGGATCTCATGCAAAACAATCTTCATCATATCATTTATGGAAACGAGGATCCATTGGAGGAACATTACATCAATGCATTTTTGGGACAACTTTTAAGAGGACTTGAA TATCTTCATGCTGCATGCATCGCTCACAGAGACTTAAAACCATCAAACTTGCTTGTTAACCAAGATGGAACTCTTCGGATAGCTGACTTCGGAATGGCCAAATGTGCAGACAACAGTTCAAAGAAGCATGACGACGAAGAGCACTGCTACTACATGACTCAACACGTTGCCACACTTCCTTACAGAGCTCCAGAACTTTTGTTTGTCCTTCCCGAACATTCAACAGCAGTTGACATGTGGGCGGTTGGATGTATCTTTGGAGAAATGGTCATTAGAAATGAAATTCTGCCGGGAAGAAGTGTTCAAGGACAGATCAAAATGCTTTTGACTATGCTTGGACAACCTCCTCAAGAAGTTATTAATGAGGTTCGATGTGATCGCACAAGGAAGTTGATTCAAGACTTCGGAAGGAAAGCGGACGCAGAATGGGATGATATTATGTTCTGCAAAGCTCGAGGAGATGAT CAAATTGTTCGGGGAAACTGTGACACTATTGATTTTGTGAAGCAACTGTTCCAATATGATGCCCAGAAGAGGATAAACATTCAAGATGCTCTCCTACATCCATACATCCAGAGAGTTATTCCAGCAGAAGCACCACAGAAAAAATGTCCATTCAGA GTGAAGAAAGATATGATGCAAGTTGAAGATCTCAATCATCAAGAATTGATCAGCATGATGAAGCAAGATGTCCGATCAGCGGAAAACCCAATCACATACAGTGAACTGCACTCTGGTG acTCGACAGGGAGTACATCGGACATGTCAACCAATACCAGCGGGGAATACTCTCCAATTGCGCAGCATGAGCAACTACTGGAAGACGTTGCAACACAAATCTCTATTTGTGAACCTACCTGTGACTTGTAA
- the sma-5 gene encoding Mitogen-activated protein kinase sma-5 (Confirmed by transcript evidence) translates to MSPPQENRSPKAEYLNNFFNTNPTNGKSRGSQEAPRKPLGQTNLNVQGSMPAKKEGFNRVLDGLKKRQLQHDFKLERAAETYEPTQNIGSGAFGIVCEAVETSSNQKVAIKKVAHASATPTLARRTLREIRVLRYINHPNIVPLRDIFRTKGPLGIDVFLVMDLMQNNLHHIIYGNEDPLEEHYINAFLGQLLRGLEYLHAACIAHRDLKPSNLLVNQDGTLRIADFGMAKCADNSSKKHDDEEHCYYMTQHVATLPYRAPELLFVLPEHSTAVDMWAVGCIFGEMVIRNEILPGRSVQGQIKMLLTMLGQPPQEVINEVRCDRTRKLIQDFGRKADAEWDDIMFCKARGDDQIVRGNCDTIDFVKQLFQYDAQKRINIQDALLHPYIQRVIPAEAPQKKCPFRVKKDMMQVEDLNHQELISMMKQDVRSAENPITYSELHSGGDYNTWIAGVFQSERSREIIKNEYSTSSYTSPELDREYIGHVNQYQRGILSNCAA, encoded by the exons ATGTCTCCTCCACAGGAAAACCGGTCTCCAAAGGCTGAATAtctaaataactttttcaacaCTAACCCAACTAACGGCAAAAGCAGAGGATCGCAAGAAGCACCAAGAAAACCGTTGGGTCAGACTAACTTGAACGTTCAAG gCTCAATGCCGGCTAAAAAAGAGGGTTTCAATCGTGTGCTGGACGGCTTGAAAAAGCGCCAGCTTCAGCATGATTTTAAACTAGAAAGAGCTGCGGAAACATATGAACCTACACAGAATATCGGTTCAGGAGCATTTGGTATTGTTTGTGAAGCTGTAGAAACTTCAAGTAATCAGAAG GTTGCCATTAAGAAAGTTGCTCATGCCTCTGCCACACCAACACTTGCCCGGCGCACTCTTCGTGAAATTCGTGTTCTCCGCTACATTAATCATCCAAACATTGTCCCTCTCCGTGACATTTTCCGTACCAAAGGCCCACTTGGAATCGACGTCTTTCTTG taatGGATCTCATGCAAAACAATCTTCATCATATCATTTATGGAAACGAGGATCCATTGGAGGAACATTACATCAATGCATTTTTGGGACAACTTTTAAGAGGACTTGAA TATCTTCATGCTGCATGCATCGCTCACAGAGACTTAAAACCATCAAACTTGCTTGTTAACCAAGATGGAACTCTTCGGATAGCTGACTTCGGAATGGCCAAATGTGCAGACAACAGTTCAAAGAAGCATGACGACGAAGAGCACTGCTACTACATGACTCAACACGTTGCCACACTTCCTTACAGAGCTCCAGAACTTTTGTTTGTCCTTCCCGAACATTCAACAGCAGTTGACATGTGGGCGGTTGGATGTATCTTTGGAGAAATGGTCATTAGAAATGAAATTCTGCCGGGAAGAAGTGTTCAAGGACAGATCAAAATGCTTTTGACTATGCTTGGACAACCTCCTCAAGAAGTTATTAATGAGGTTCGATGTGATCGCACAAGGAAGTTGATTCAAGACTTCGGAAGGAAAGCGGACGCAGAATGGGATGATATTATGTTCTGCAAAGCTCGAGGAGATGAT CAAATTGTTCGGGGAAACTGTGACACTATTGATTTTGTGAAGCAACTGTTCCAATATGATGCCCAGAAGAGGATAAACATTCAAGATGCTCTCCTACATCCATACATCCAGAGAGTTATTCCAGCAGAAGCACCACAGAAAAAATGTCCATTCAGA GTGAAGAAAGATATGATGCAAGTTGAAGATCTCAATCATCAAGAATTGATCAGCATGATGAAGCAAGATGTCCGATCAGCGGAAAACCCAATCACATACAGTGAACTGCACTCTGGTG GAGATTACAACACCTGGATCGCAGGAGTGTTCCAAAGCGAAAGGAGTCgagaaatcatcaaaaacgaATATTCAACTTCGTCATACACCTCACCTGA acTCGACAGGGAGTACATCGGACATGTCAACCAATACCAGCGGGGAATACTCTCCAATTGCGCAGCATGA